The Nocardia arthritidis genome has a window encoding:
- a CDS encoding MarR family winged helix-turn-helix transcriptional regulator yields MADAIDLFTAHWRRERPEVDTSPMAVVGRVQRLNRLFEHGLKQFFAKYEMEFWEFDVLATLRRSGGADGLTAGALIKVAMVTSGAITNRIDRLVARGWVERAQCPEDRRAIRVRLTPAGRALVDELLPIHLENEERMLAALDTESRGQLAGLLRALTESLGDAVPDDA; encoded by the coding sequence GTGGCCGATGCGATCGACCTGTTCACGGCGCACTGGAGGCGCGAGCGGCCCGAGGTCGACACCTCGCCGATGGCGGTGGTCGGACGGGTCCAGCGGCTGAACCGACTCTTCGAACACGGCCTGAAGCAGTTCTTCGCCAAATACGAGATGGAGTTCTGGGAGTTCGACGTGCTAGCGACGCTGCGCCGGTCCGGCGGCGCCGACGGGCTCACCGCGGGCGCGCTCATCAAGGTCGCCATGGTCACCTCGGGCGCGATCACCAACCGCATCGACCGCCTGGTGGCGCGGGGCTGGGTCGAACGCGCACAGTGTCCCGAGGATCGGCGCGCGATTCGCGTACGTCTCACCCCGGCGGGCCGCGCGCTGGTCGACGAGCTGCTACCCATCCATCTGGAAAACGAGGAGCGCATGCTCGCCGCACTCGACACCGAATCCCGTGGCCAGCTCGCAGGATTGCTCCGCGCGCTCACCGAATCCCTCGGCGACGCGGTGCCCGATGATGCCTGA
- a CDS encoding EamA family transporter — protein sequence MTTLAERTGSSVAGTLAVTALTPIVWGSTYAVTTEFLPPERPLFTALMRALPAGLALLAITRTLPRGAWLWRSAALGFLNIGAFFPLLFLAAYRLPGGVAGVLGAVAPVFALLLAVGVLREKPNGRKLIAGLIGVFGVSLVVLRANAQLDTVGVLAGLAGAASMAMGTVLTQRWGRPDGVGPLAITGWQLTAGGLFILPLALLVEGAPPALDGRAIGGYLYIGVLGTAAAYWLWFRGISKVPATSVAFLGLLSPVSAAVIGWVALGQALSPLQVAGIAIALGSTVVGQLVRKPAVVRPAERALADAEVAV from the coding sequence ATGACCACACTCGCCGAGCGCACCGGATCCTCGGTCGCTGGCACCCTCGCCGTCACCGCGCTCACCCCGATCGTCTGGGGTTCGACCTACGCCGTCACCACGGAATTCCTGCCGCCGGAGCGCCCGCTGTTCACCGCGCTGATGCGCGCGCTGCCCGCGGGTCTCGCGCTGCTCGCGATCACCAGGACGCTGCCGCGCGGCGCGTGGCTCTGGCGCTCGGCGGCACTGGGCTTCCTGAATATCGGCGCCTTCTTTCCGCTGCTGTTCCTGGCCGCGTACCGGCTGCCCGGCGGCGTCGCCGGTGTACTCGGCGCGGTCGCCCCGGTGTTCGCGCTGCTGCTCGCGGTCGGCGTGCTGCGGGAAAAGCCCAACGGCCGCAAGCTGATCGCGGGCCTGATCGGCGTGTTCGGCGTCTCGCTGGTCGTCCTGCGGGCCAACGCTCAGCTCGACACCGTCGGCGTGCTCGCCGGACTGGCCGGTGCGGCGTCGATGGCCATGGGTACGGTACTCACCCAGCGCTGGGGGCGGCCCGACGGCGTCGGCCCGCTGGCGATAACCGGATGGCAGCTCACCGCGGGCGGCCTGTTCATCCTGCCGCTCGCCCTGCTCGTCGAGGGTGCGCCGCCCGCGCTGGACGGCCGGGCCATCGGCGGCTACCTGTACATCGGCGTGCTCGGCACCGCGGCGGCATACTGGCTCTGGTTCCGGGGCATTTCCAAGGTGCCCGCTACCTCGGTCGCCTTCCTCGGCCTGCTCAGCCCGGTATCGGCGGCGGTGATCGGCTGGGTCGCGCTGGGTCAAGCGCTGAGCCCGCTACAGGTCGCCGGGATCGCCATCGCGCTCGGTAGCACCGTTGTCGGTCAGTTGGTGCGCAAGCCCGCGGTGGTCCGCCCAGCCGAACGGGCACTGGCCGACGCCGAGGTTGCTGTCTGA
- a CDS encoding TetR/AcrR family transcriptional regulator has protein sequence MPEDKPLRTDARRNRDALVAAARAVFDERGLDAPLKQIAARAGVAIGTLYNRFPTREDLIAAAVEDRIEAGTRIAEEALEIDDPWDAFVYLVEKICELHASDRMLNELSLRAAPSPAFARAQEYGHGLMRRIITRAQESGALRADWALEDIAFITWSHTRVVEFTAEIAPDAWRRNLAFILDGLRAAAAHPVPVPPITEEQLMRALRS, from the coding sequence GTGCCCGAGGACAAGCCGCTACGGACCGACGCCCGGCGCAACCGCGACGCGCTGGTGGCGGCGGCCCGCGCCGTCTTCGACGAACGCGGGCTGGACGCGCCGCTCAAGCAGATAGCGGCCCGGGCGGGCGTCGCCATCGGCACCCTCTACAACCGCTTCCCTACCCGCGAGGACCTGATCGCGGCCGCCGTCGAGGACCGGATCGAGGCGGGCACCCGCATCGCCGAGGAAGCGCTCGAAATCGACGACCCCTGGGACGCTTTCGTCTATCTCGTGGAAAAGATCTGCGAACTACACGCGTCCGATCGCATGCTCAACGAGCTGTCTCTGCGCGCCGCACCCAGCCCGGCATTCGCCAGGGCGCAGGAGTACGGGCACGGGCTGATGCGCCGAATCATCACGCGCGCACAGGAATCCGGTGCGCTGCGGGCCGACTGGGCACTGGAGGACATCGCCTTCATCACATGGTCGCACACCCGGGTCGTCGAATTCACCGCGGAGATCGCCCCGGACGCCTGGCGACGGAACCTGGCCTTCATACTGGACGGCCTGCGCGCCGCGGCCGCCCATCCGGTCCCGGTGCCGCCGATCACCGAGGAGCAGCTGATGCGGGCGCTGCGCTCATGA
- a CDS encoding MerR family transcriptional regulator — MNNGEWSIQDLAKAARTTSRTLRHYGELGLLPPSRTGTNGYRYYDQDSLVRLQRILLLRELGLGLPVIAEVLAGQQDTSAALRTHLELLRQEQDRIRRQIESVQTTLHKTERGEQLMAAEVFDGFDHTRYKDEVVERWGKDAYERGDRWWRSMSKDEQNAHFQTHLDIAADYGRTHAAGLAPDSDEVQAIVQRHYDWVALGWQTPMPELDYFANLGEMYVADPRFADNYDKHGAGTAEFVRDAMKAFVAARR; from the coding sequence ATGAATAACGGGGAATGGTCCATTCAAGATCTGGCGAAGGCGGCCCGTACGACCAGCCGGACGCTGCGCCACTACGGCGAGCTCGGGCTGTTGCCACCGAGCCGGACCGGTACCAACGGCTACCGCTATTACGACCAGGACTCCTTGGTGCGGCTGCAACGAATCCTGCTGCTCCGCGAACTCGGCCTCGGCCTACCGGTCATCGCCGAGGTGCTCGCGGGCCAGCAGGACACCAGCGCCGCATTGCGTACGCACCTGGAATTGCTTCGGCAGGAACAGGATCGGATCCGGCGCCAGATCGAATCGGTCCAAACAACGCTGCACAAGACGGAACGAGGTGAACAACTCATGGCGGCAGAGGTTTTCGACGGCTTCGACCACACCCGGTACAAGGATGAGGTGGTCGAGCGCTGGGGCAAGGACGCGTATGAGCGCGGCGACCGCTGGTGGCGTTCGATGTCGAAGGATGAGCAGAACGCGCACTTTCAAACGCACCTGGATATCGCGGCCGACTACGGCCGGACGCATGCGGCCGGGCTCGCGCCCGACAGCGACGAGGTGCAGGCCATCGTGCAACGTCACTACGACTGGGTCGCCCTCGGCTGGCAGACCCCGATGCCGGAGCTGGACTATTTCGCCAACCTCGGCGAAATGTACGTAGCGGACCCGCGTTTCGCGGACAACTACGACAAGCACGGGGCGGGCACGGCCGAATTCGTCCGTGACGCGATGAAGGCCTTCGTGGCTGCTAGGCGGTAA
- a CDS encoding N-acetylmuramoyl-L-alanine amidase, with the protein MPYRKSKRSYVLPVVTTLAVAAPLATLTLSDSSDYRTTTDSGIAAVPAQLAEVVLSQAPDIVLPLRELTGLNLPDLHLSDLRMLPLPTSIPVPAGIPVPPGIELPTEIPLPRLNPPQAQANPSPAPAPNANSGQPGSISPQAGQSAPQAGQSAPQAGQSAPQAGQSVPQAGQPAQQAGQSAPQVGQAAPQVGQSAQQAGQSAPQVDQAAPQTGQPIPQTVQPAPRQPAKAPAVQYISDSTQLAPGTTPDTPALAPGAIPPDLLNKVGAQVKELTRDKPFSVVALTAPTLADTTALIRAKQSDGTWGPWFNTESVDTRRADRGPADRTTGTEPIYVGNTNAVQILVTRKQAAAQVPPAPQLPLTDPVVPPPPVPAPAAARGDDPAQLGAAALKAVLIDPGRGAIDAALSDVAGALPGGGPNVISRAQWGADESIRCENPTYDDHLGGITVHHTAGRNDYGKAESAAIVRAIYTYHAKTLGWCDIGYNALVDKYGQIFEGRYGGLDRPVQGAHAGGFNENTSGVALMGNHESEPPTDAALNAIGQFIGWRAKMAGLDPKANTTMYSEGTEFTSYAQGQAVQLPIVFAHRDVGNTSCPGDAAYALMDRIRDIAASVVAGAPAAAPKPVDPLPDSSGPAPSQPDQPAPRQRTGQPDLTALAALTAKLLGMVNDNLVARHWSERGGANGPLGAPQSEVLPAAQGQQYAKFVNGYVYTTPTGQVFEVAGAILDRFLQLGADAGVLGLPLSNAYPVPDGLRSDFQNGSLILNQVTGLVSTVWKTYNDTYQQEKGNNPTATPAPAK; encoded by the coding sequence GTGCCGTACCGAAAATCGAAACGTTCCTACGTGCTCCCGGTGGTCACCACGCTCGCGGTAGCGGCCCCGCTCGCGACCCTCACGCTGAGCGATTCGTCCGACTACCGCACCACCACCGATTCCGGTATCGCGGCGGTACCAGCTCAACTCGCCGAGGTGGTGCTCAGCCAGGCGCCCGATATCGTGCTCCCATTGCGCGAGCTGACCGGCCTGAACCTGCCCGATCTGCATCTGTCCGATCTGCGGATGCTGCCGCTGCCGACCTCCATCCCGGTGCCCGCGGGTATTCCGGTGCCGCCGGGTATCGAGCTGCCAACGGAAATCCCACTGCCGAGGCTGAATCCCCCACAGGCCCAAGCTAATCCGAGCCCCGCCCCGGCGCCGAACGCGAATTCCGGTCAGCCCGGGTCGATTTCTCCGCAGGCCGGGCAGTCCGCGCCCCAAGCCGGGCAGTCCGCGCCCCAAGCCGGGCAGTCCGCACCGCAGGCCGGGCAGTCCGTGCCTCAGGCCGGGCAGCCCGCACAGCAGGCCGGGCAGTCCGCCCCGCAGGTCGGGCAAGCCGCCCCGCAGGTCGGGCAATCCGCACAGCAGGCCGGGCAGTCCGCCCCGCAGGTCGACCAAGCCGCACCGCAGACCGGACAACCCATACCGCAGACCGTGCAGCCCGCGCCCAGGCAACCCGCCAAAGCCCCTGCGGTCCAATACATTTCCGATAGCACCCAGCTGGCACCCGGCACAACGCCGGACACTCCGGCCCTCGCGCCGGGCGCGATACCGCCCGACCTGCTGAACAAGGTCGGCGCCCAGGTGAAGGAACTCACCAGGGATAAGCCGTTCAGCGTCGTCGCGCTCACCGCGCCGACCCTGGCCGACACTACCGCGCTGATTCGCGCCAAACAGTCCGACGGCACCTGGGGTCCCTGGTTCAACACCGAATCGGTGGACACCCGGCGCGCCGATCGCGGCCCGGCCGACCGCACCACCGGCACCGAGCCGATCTACGTCGGCAACACCAACGCAGTGCAGATCCTGGTGACGCGCAAGCAGGCGGCCGCACAGGTCCCGCCCGCGCCGCAGCTGCCGCTCACCGATCCGGTGGTGCCACCGCCGCCCGTGCCGGCACCGGCCGCCGCGCGCGGTGACGACCCGGCTCAGCTCGGCGCGGCCGCGCTCAAGGCGGTGTTGATCGATCCGGGCCGCGGCGCGATCGATGCCGCCCTCTCCGATGTCGCGGGCGCGCTGCCCGGCGGCGGGCCGAATGTGATCAGCCGCGCGCAGTGGGGCGCCGACGAATCCATCCGCTGCGAAAACCCCACCTACGACGATCATCTCGGCGGTATCACGGTGCATCACACCGCCGGACGCAATGACTACGGCAAGGCCGAATCCGCCGCCATCGTCCGGGCGATCTACACCTATCACGCGAAAACGCTCGGCTGGTGCGATATCGGCTACAACGCGCTCGTCGACAAGTACGGCCAGATCTTCGAGGGCCGCTACGGTGGGCTCGACCGCCCGGTGCAGGGCGCGCACGCGGGCGGCTTCAACGAGAACACCTCGGGTGTCGCGCTGATGGGCAATCACGAATCCGAGCCGCCGACCGATGCGGCGCTCAACGCGATCGGCCAGTTCATCGGCTGGCGGGCCAAGATGGCCGGGCTCGATCCCAAGGCCAATACCACCATGTATTCCGAGGGCACCGAGTTCACCTCTTACGCCCAGGGCCAGGCGGTGCAGCTGCCGATCGTGTTCGCGCACCGCGACGTCGGCAACACCAGCTGCCCCGGTGACGCGGCCTACGCGCTGATGGATCGCATCCGCGATATCGCCGCGAGCGTCGTCGCCGGCGCGCCCGCCGCAGCACCGAAACCTGTTGATCCGCTGCCTGATTCGAGTGGTCCGGCACCGAGCCAGCCCGATCAGCCCGCGCCGCGACAGCGGACCGGCCAGCCGGATCTGACCGCGCTGGCCGCGCTCACCGCCAAGCTGCTCGGCATGGTCAACGACAACCTCGTCGCCAGGCACTGGTCCGAGCGCGGCGGCGCGAACGGACCGCTCGGCGCGCCGCAATCCGAGGTGCTGCCCGCGGCGCAGGGCCAGCAGTACGCGAAGTTCGTCAACGGTTACGTCTACACGACGCCGACCGGGCAGGTCTTCGAGGTGGCCGGGGCGATCCTCGACCGATTCCTCCAACTCGGCGCGGACGCCGGTGTCCTCGGCCTGCCGTTGAGCAACGCCTACCCGGTCCCGGACGGCTTGCGCTCGGACTTCCAGAACGGCTCGCTGATCCTCAACCAGGTGACCGGCCTTGTCAGCACGGTTTGGAAAACCTACAACGACACCTATCAGCAGGAAAAGGGCAACAACCCAACCGCAACGCCCGCTCCGGCGAAGTGA